The Achromobacter pestifer genome includes a region encoding these proteins:
- a CDS encoding UvrD-helicase domain-containing protein → MSASEPIAQGMNPAQREAVLYLDGPCLVLAGAGSGKTRVITQKIAYLLRECGYMGRNVVALTFTNKAAREMDERVKTLVDRKLSKGLIISTFHSLGVKMLREEARNAGLKPTFSILDADDAMAIIQELLNTTDKARLRHVQGIISLWKNGLMEPDDAAREAITPADVEAANVYRSYAATLAAYQAVDFDDLIRIPALLLANNEEVRTRWQNRVRYLLVDEYQDTNVCQYRLVQLLTGSRAMFTAVGDDDQAIYAWRGATIENLAKLTTDYPNIKLIKLEQNYRSVQRILAAANQVIEKNPKLFDKKLWSDLGVGEPILVSAMDGEEQEAESIAMKVSASRFERQAQWKDFAILYRSNHQSRILEQALRNLKIPYTISGGQSFFDKTEVRDVLAYLRILANDEDDPAFIRAATTPKRGIGQATLQTLGQYAASRELSLLAAVAETGLESQLAPRQLDPLRTFTEFIRRMQWRAGRGAASGKDAAPAEPAGVLLDDLLEAIQYERHLYELFEERPAQTRWQNVLELTGWLKRKAEEDNMTLFDLVQHVALVTMLERGEEEEPDAVKMSTLHASKGLEYPHVYLAGVEEGLLPHLGKDDEVGDPARAAENLASRIQEERRLMYVGITRAQRSLNLSWCKRRRRAREDLVREPSRFIEEMGLGDVRVQEDEATAAMNPKERMAMLKALLKK, encoded by the coding sequence ATGTCCGCCAGCGAACCTATAGCCCAAGGCATGAACCCCGCTCAACGCGAAGCGGTGCTTTACCTGGACGGCCCCTGTCTGGTGCTGGCCGGCGCCGGCAGCGGCAAGACGCGCGTGATCACGCAGAAGATCGCCTATCTGCTGCGCGAATGCGGCTACATGGGCCGCAACGTGGTGGCGCTGACCTTCACCAACAAGGCCGCGCGCGAGATGGACGAGCGCGTGAAGACGCTGGTGGACCGCAAGCTGTCCAAGGGCCTGATCATCAGCACCTTCCATTCGCTGGGCGTGAAGATGCTGCGCGAGGAAGCGCGCAACGCGGGCCTGAAGCCGACGTTTTCGATCCTGGACGCCGACGATGCCATGGCCATCATCCAGGAACTGCTGAACACCACCGACAAGGCCCGCCTGCGCCACGTTCAGGGCATCATCTCGCTGTGGAAGAACGGCTTGATGGAGCCGGACGACGCCGCGCGCGAAGCCATCACGCCGGCCGACGTGGAGGCGGCCAACGTCTATCGCAGCTACGCGGCCACGCTGGCCGCCTACCAGGCGGTGGACTTCGACGACCTGATCCGCATCCCGGCGCTGCTGCTGGCCAACAACGAAGAAGTGCGCACCCGCTGGCAGAACCGTGTGCGCTATCTGCTGGTGGACGAGTACCAGGACACCAACGTGTGCCAGTACCGCCTGGTGCAGTTGCTGACGGGCTCGCGCGCCATGTTCACGGCGGTGGGCGACGACGACCAGGCGATCTACGCCTGGCGCGGCGCGACCATCGAGAACCTGGCCAAGCTGACCACCGACTATCCCAACATCAAGCTCATCAAGCTGGAGCAGAACTACCGTTCGGTGCAGCGCATTCTGGCCGCCGCGAACCAGGTGATCGAAAAGAATCCCAAGCTGTTCGACAAGAAGCTGTGGTCCGACCTGGGCGTGGGCGAACCCATCCTGGTGTCGGCCATGGACGGCGAGGAACAGGAGGCGGAATCCATCGCCATGAAGGTGTCCGCGTCGCGCTTCGAACGCCAGGCGCAATGGAAGGATTTCGCCATCCTGTACCGCAGCAACCACCAGTCGCGCATCCTGGAGCAGGCGCTGCGCAACCTGAAGATTCCGTACACGATCTCGGGCGGCCAGAGTTTTTTCGACAAGACCGAAGTGCGCGACGTGCTGGCCTATCTGCGCATCCTGGCCAACGACGAAGACGACCCGGCCTTCATCCGCGCGGCCACCACGCCCAAGCGCGGCATCGGCCAGGCCACCTTGCAGACGCTGGGCCAGTACGCCGCCAGCCGTGAGCTGTCCCTGCTGGCGGCAGTGGCCGAGACCGGCCTGGAAAGCCAGCTGGCGCCGCGCCAGTTGGACCCGCTGCGCACTTTCACCGAATTCATCCGCCGCATGCAGTGGCGCGCCGGGCGCGGCGCGGCCTCGGGCAAGGACGCAGCGCCCGCCGAACCCGCGGGCGTGCTGCTGGACGATCTGCTGGAGGCCATCCAGTACGAGCGCCATCTGTACGAGCTGTTCGAGGAACGGCCCGCGCAGACGCGTTGGCAGAACGTGCTGGAGCTGACCGGATGGCTCAAGCGCAAGGCCGAAGAGGACAACATGACGCTCTTCGACCTGGTGCAGCACGTGGCGCTGGTCACCATGCTGGAGCGCGGCGAGGAAGAAGAGCCCGACGCCGTGAAGATGTCCACGCTGCATGCGTCCAAGGGCCTGGAGTATCCGCACGTGTATCTCGCGGGTGTCGAGGAAGGCCTGCTGCCCCACCTGGGCAAGGACGACGAAGTTGGCGATCCGGCGCGCGCGGCCGAGAACCTGGCTTCGCGCATCCAGGAAGAGCGCCGGTTGATGTACGTGGGCATCACGCGCGCGCAGCGCAGCCTGAATCTGAGCTGGTGCAAGCGCCGGCGCCGGGCACGCGAGGACCTGGTGCGCGAGCCTTCGCGCTTCATCGAGGAAATGGGCCTGGGCGACGTGCGCGTGCAGGAAGACGAAGCCACCGCCGCGATGAACCCCAAGGAGCGCATGGCCATGCTCAAGGCGCTGCTGAAGAAATAG
- a CDS encoding primosomal protein N': MSEAQPNTTPAVCWVRVALDVPLPGPFDYRSESPVTVGLRVIVPFGRRKLIGVVVDNPAEPSFDPKQIRPIEEVLDDLPPFDEDWLRLARFAADYYQRPLGEVMLPTLPPPLRKPTAYQGKRSAGGPVARLDGRKRKVVRTPAQADQPPELNDAQREAVDTIGALNGFKPVLLHGVTGSGKTEVYLRAAEKVLAAGRQVLLMVPEINLTPQLEGALRARLEALVGPDGLAVMHSGLSDGERLQAWARAQRGEARMLLGTRMSVFAPLSQLGLIVVDEEHDASYKQQDGLRYSARDLAVWRAHDLGIPVVLGSATPSLETWQHAERGRYLRLTLPGRARASSLPSMRLIDTRRLQMKQGMSPQLLDAIAQRLERKEQSLIFLNRRGYSPVLHCQSCAWVSNCPRCTAFTVLHRTDGRGHRLQCHHCGYQAPVPRACPECGDQDLAPMGRGTQRVEEHLAELFPEARILRIDADSTRKKGSAEALFASVHAGEVDILVGTQMVAKGHDFARLGLVGVLNADSMLFAHDFRAPERLFAQLLQVAGRAGRHQGNGEVLIQTGYPEQPVYQALLRHDYAGFARHALHERESTGLPPFVYQALLTAEARELKVAQEFLERARTLPEGEWAADFPGLDAIMLYDPVPLRVVRVANIERAQLLAESSSRPALQAFLASWSHHLPYLANEARVRWQLEVDPLEI, translated from the coding sequence ATGTCTGAAGCGCAGCCGAATACGACCCCCGCGGTCTGCTGGGTGCGGGTGGCGCTGGACGTGCCTTTGCCCGGCCCGTTCGATTACCGCAGCGAGTCGCCGGTGACGGTGGGCCTGCGGGTCATCGTGCCGTTCGGCCGCCGCAAGCTGATCGGCGTGGTGGTGGATAACCCGGCCGAGCCGTCCTTCGATCCCAAGCAGATCCGGCCGATCGAAGAGGTGCTGGACGATTTGCCGCCCTTCGACGAGGACTGGCTGCGCCTGGCCCGCTTTGCCGCGGACTACTATCAGCGGCCGCTGGGCGAGGTGATGCTGCCCACGCTGCCGCCGCCGCTGCGCAAGCCCACGGCCTACCAGGGCAAGCGCTCGGCCGGCGGACCCGTGGCGCGGCTGGACGGGCGCAAGCGCAAGGTCGTGCGCACGCCGGCCCAGGCCGACCAGCCGCCCGAACTCAACGATGCCCAACGCGAGGCCGTGGACACCATAGGCGCGCTGAACGGGTTCAAGCCCGTGTTGCTGCACGGCGTGACGGGCAGCGGCAAGACCGAGGTCTACCTGCGCGCGGCCGAAAAGGTGCTGGCCGCCGGACGCCAGGTGCTGCTGATGGTGCCCGAAATCAATCTGACGCCGCAGCTGGAAGGGGCGCTGCGCGCGCGCCTGGAGGCGCTGGTCGGACCAGACGGCCTGGCGGTCATGCATAGCGGTTTGTCCGATGGCGAACGCCTGCAGGCCTGGGCCCGTGCCCAGCGTGGCGAGGCGCGCATGCTGCTGGGCACGCGCATGTCGGTGTTCGCGCCCTTGAGCCAGCTGGGCCTGATCGTGGTGGACGAGGAGCACGACGCGTCCTACAAGCAGCAGGACGGCCTGCGCTATTCGGCGCGCGACCTGGCGGTGTGGCGCGCCCATGACCTGGGCATCCCGGTGGTGTTGGGCTCGGCCACGCCGTCGCTGGAGACCTGGCAGCATGCCGAGCGCGGCCGCTACCTGCGCTTGACCCTGCCGGGCCGCGCGCGCGCCAGCAGCCTGCCATCGATGCGCCTGATCGACACGCGCCGCCTGCAGATGAAGCAGGGCATGTCGCCGCAATTGCTGGACGCCATCGCGCAGCGCCTGGAGCGCAAGGAGCAGTCGCTCATCTTCCTGAACCGGCGCGGCTATTCGCCGGTGCTGCATTGCCAGTCCTGCGCCTGGGTCAGCAATTGCCCGCGCTGCACCGCGTTTACCGTCCTCCACCGCACCGACGGCCGCGGCCACCGCCTGCAATGCCATCACTGCGGCTATCAGGCGCCGGTGCCGCGCGCCTGCCCCGAATGCGGTGACCAGGACTTGGCGCCCATGGGGCGTGGCACGCAGCGCGTCGAAGAACACCTGGCGGAATTGTTTCCCGAGGCGCGCATCCTGCGCATCGACGCCGACAGCACGCGCAAGAAAGGCAGCGCCGAGGCGCTGTTCGCGTCGGTACACGCGGGCGAAGTGGACATCCTGGTGGGCACGCAGATGGTGGCCAAGGGCCACGATTTCGCGCGGCTGGGACTGGTGGGCGTGCTGAACGCGGATTCGATGCTGTTCGCGCACGACTTCCGCGCGCCGGAACGCCTGTTCGCGCAGTTGCTGCAGGTGGCGGGCCGGGCCGGCCGCCACCAGGGCAATGGCGAAGTGCTGATACAGACCGGCTACCCCGAGCAGCCGGTCTATCAGGCGCTGCTGCGGCACGATTACGCGGGCTTTGCCCGCCATGCCCTGCACGAACGTGAAAGCACTGGCCTGCCGCCTTTCGTCTACCAGGCCCTGCTGACCGCCGAGGCGCGCGAGCTGAAGGTGGCGCAGGAGTTCCTGGAGCGGGCGCGGACCTTGCCCGAGGGGGAGTGGGCGGCCGATTTTCCGGGCCTGGACGCCATCATGCTGTACGACCCGGTGCCGCTGCGCGTGGTGCGCGTGGCCAATATCGAGCGCGCGCAGTTGCTGGCGGAAAGCAGCAGCCGGCCGGCCCTGCAGGCCTTTCTGGCGTCCTGGTCGCACCACCTGCCATACCTGGCCAACGAGGCCCGCGTGCGCTGGCAGCTGGAAGTCGATCCGCTCGAAATCTGA
- the atpG gene encoding F0F1 ATP synthase subunit gamma gives MPGIKEIRTKIKSVQNTRKITKAMEMVAASKMRKAQERMRAGRPYATKVREIAAHLMQANPEYSHPYLVEREIKAVGIVMVTTDKGLCGGLNTNITRVTLGKLKEFEKNGIAVQATAFGNKGVGVLTRIGAKLVSQEVQLGDKPQLDRLLGAIKVQLDAYLEGRIDALYVASTRFVNTMKQEPLFLRLLPLASGLDDPYQMGAENLAKTSEVKSDYSWDYIYEPDARSVIDDLLQRYVEGLLYQAVAENMASEQSARMVAMKAASDNAKKVIGELQLVYNKTRQAAITKEISEIVGGAAAV, from the coding sequence ATGCCCGGAATTAAGGAAATCCGAACCAAGATCAAGAGCGTGCAAAACACGCGCAAGATCACCAAGGCGATGGAAATGGTCGCCGCATCCAAAATGCGCAAGGCGCAGGAACGGATGCGTGCTGGCCGTCCGTACGCCACCAAGGTGCGCGAGATTGCTGCGCACCTGATGCAGGCCAACCCCGAGTACAGCCACCCGTACCTGGTCGAACGCGAAATCAAAGCGGTCGGCATCGTCATGGTGACGACTGACAAGGGTTTGTGCGGCGGCTTGAACACCAACATCACCCGCGTGACGTTGGGCAAGCTGAAAGAGTTCGAGAAAAACGGCATCGCCGTGCAAGCGACCGCTTTCGGCAACAAGGGCGTGGGCGTGCTGACGCGCATCGGCGCCAAACTGGTTTCCCAGGAAGTGCAACTGGGCGACAAGCCGCAACTCGACCGCCTGCTGGGCGCGATCAAGGTGCAGCTGGACGCCTACCTGGAAGGCCGCATCGACGCGCTGTACGTGGCTTCGACCCGCTTCGTCAATACGATGAAACAGGAGCCGCTGTTCCTGCGTCTGCTGCCCCTGGCCAGCGGTTTGGATGATCCGTACCAGATGGGTGCCGAGAACCTGGCCAAGACCTCGGAAGTGAAGTCGGACTACAGCTGGGATTACATCTACGAACCCGACGCCCGTAGCGTGATCGACGACCTGCTGCAGCGTTACGTTGAAGGCCTGCTGTACCAAGCCGTGGCCGAGAACATGGCTTCGGAGCAGTCGGCCCGGATGGTCGCCATGAAGGCGGCGTCGGACAACGCCAAGAAGGTCATCGGGGAGCTGCAACTGGTCTACAACAAGACCCGTCAGGCCGCGATCACCAAAGAAATTTCGGAAATCGTAGGGGGCGCTGCCGCCGTTTAA
- a CDS encoding F0F1 ATP synthase subunit epsilon — MATLHVDVVSAEEAIFSGEAKFVVLPGEAGELGILPGHTPLISRIRPGTVKIVRADQGEENIFVAGGILEVQPGSVTVLADTAIRAADLDEARALEARQKAEQALANAKDKADIAVVEAELAMLAAQAIAARKLRQGGRSH, encoded by the coding sequence ATGGCTACCCTGCATGTGGATGTCGTCAGCGCAGAGGAAGCGATCTTCTCCGGTGAGGCGAAGTTCGTGGTGCTGCCTGGCGAAGCGGGTGAACTGGGCATTCTGCCCGGCCACACCCCGCTGATTTCGCGCATACGCCCCGGGACGGTCAAGATCGTTCGTGCCGACCAAGGCGAGGAAAACATCTTCGTCGCCGGGGGCATTCTGGAAGTGCAGCCGGGCAGCGTGACGGTTCTGGCCGACACGGCTATCCGTGCCGCCGACCTGGACGAAGCCCGCGCCCTGGAAGCTCGCCAGAAGGCCGAACAGGCCCTGGCGAACGCCAAGGACAAGGCGGACATCGCCGTGGTCGAAGCGGAACTCGCCATGCTGGCTGCGCAAGCCATCGCGGCGCGCAAGCTGCGCCAAGGCGGCCGTTCGCACTAA
- the hemE gene encoding uroporphyrinogen decarboxylase: MSASVLKNDVFLRSLLREPVPYTPIWLMRQAGRYLPEYRQTRARAGSFMGLAQNPDYASEVTLQPLERFDLDAAILFSDILTVPHAMGLGLDFAEGEGPRFARPVRTEEDVARLEVPDMDKLRYVFDAVRTIRRDLDGKVPLIGFAGSPWTIACYMVEGQGSDDYRLIKTMLYGRPDLLHRILEINAEATLQYLNAQIAAGAQAVMLFDSWGGVLADGLFQQFSLAYTRKVVAGLTREHEGRRVPVIVFTKGGGQWLEQIAACGADAVGLDWTVDLAAARRRTGDSVAFQGNLDPMALFGGGPAIRAEARRVLDAFGPVGKGGHVFNLGHGISRFTPPEAVAELVDEVHQHSRSLRG; encoded by the coding sequence GTGTCTGCTTCCGTTTTGAAGAACGATGTGTTCTTGCGCTCGCTGCTGCGCGAGCCCGTGCCCTACACCCCGATCTGGCTGATGCGCCAGGCCGGCCGCTACCTGCCCGAGTACCGCCAGACGCGGGCCCGCGCGGGTTCCTTCATGGGCCTCGCTCAGAACCCGGACTATGCCTCGGAAGTCACGCTGCAGCCGCTGGAGCGTTTCGACCTGGACGCAGCCATCCTGTTCTCGGACATCCTGACCGTGCCGCACGCCATGGGCCTGGGCCTGGACTTCGCCGAAGGCGAGGGCCCGCGTTTCGCCCGCCCCGTGCGCACCGAGGAAGACGTGGCGCGCCTGGAAGTGCCGGACATGGACAAGCTGCGCTACGTGTTCGATGCCGTGCGCACGATCCGGCGCGACCTGGACGGCAAGGTGCCGCTGATCGGCTTTGCTGGCAGTCCCTGGACCATCGCCTGCTACATGGTGGAAGGCCAGGGCAGCGATGATTACCGGCTGATCAAGACCATGCTGTACGGGCGCCCCGACCTGCTGCACCGCATTCTAGAAATCAATGCCGAAGCCACGCTGCAGTACCTGAACGCGCAGATCGCCGCGGGTGCGCAGGCCGTGATGCTGTTCGACAGCTGGGGCGGCGTGCTGGCCGACGGCCTGTTCCAGCAGTTCTCGCTGGCATACACCCGCAAAGTCGTGGCCGGCCTGACCCGCGAGCACGAAGGCCGCCGCGTGCCGGTCATCGTTTTCACCAAGGGCGGCGGCCAGTGGCTGGAACAGATCGCCGCTTGCGGCGCTGACGCCGTGGGCCTGGATTGGACGGTGGACCTGGCGGCCGCGCGGCGCCGCACCGGCGACTCGGTCGCGTTCCAGGGCAACCTGGATCCCATGGCCTTGTTCGGCGGCGGACCCGCCATCCGTGCCGAGGCGCGCCGAGTGCTGGACGCCTTCGGACCCGTGGGCAAGGGCGGCCATGTGTTCAACCTGGGACACGGCATTTCCCGCTTTACTCCGCCAGAAGCCGTAGCCGAATTGGTGGATGAAGTCCACCAGCACAGCCGTTCGCTGCGGGGGTAA
- a CDS encoding helix-turn-helix domain-containing protein encodes MLDCGVLLAPGHDGAMRDLVAQHSARLMRARLHLVSLSPVRYAPAGETGQGVTAATQTDASLPALIPAADVQALARLAVALRRYDCCILPVAPSSLAWTRMALQQAGAALSTPVLLLISDMKAPAIEDLLNLGASDFMTQPPCQESMRVRLGRMAGAAQGRGMARTDIREPVTDYREARSQPGVDGPSRPASLRARVSRDLVEQTLSGMRQPHPRSAHESFRIAKARVVDGFERDYIRLALSRHGGNVAQAARACCKHRRAFWALMRKHGIEAAPYRQAAQEQGA; translated from the coding sequence ATCCTGGATTGCGGGGTTTTGCTGGCGCCCGGCCACGACGGGGCGATGCGCGACCTGGTCGCGCAGCACTCGGCCAGGCTGATGCGAGCGCGGCTGCATCTGGTGTCGCTGAGTCCGGTGCGTTACGCACCCGCGGGCGAGACGGGCCAGGGCGTCACGGCTGCCACGCAGACCGACGCCAGCCTGCCCGCGTTGATTCCGGCAGCGGACGTGCAGGCGCTGGCCCGGCTGGCGGTGGCGCTCAGGCGCTACGACTGCTGCATCCTGCCGGTCGCGCCGTCATCGCTGGCTTGGACGCGGATGGCCCTGCAGCAGGCGGGCGCCGCCTTGAGCACCCCGGTGCTGCTGCTGATCTCCGACATGAAGGCGCCCGCCATCGAAGACCTGCTGAACCTGGGCGCGTCGGATTTCATGACCCAGCCCCCCTGCCAGGAGAGCATGCGGGTGCGGCTCGGTCGCATGGCCGGCGCCGCACAGGGGCGCGGCATGGCGCGGACGGATATCCGCGAGCCCGTGACGGACTATCGCGAGGCGCGGTCCCAGCCGGGCGTGGACGGGCCGTCGAGGCCTGCGTCCTTGCGCGCCAGGGTGTCGCGCGATCTGGTCGAGCAGACCCTGTCGGGCATGCGTCAACCGCATCCACGTTCCGCGCACGAATCCTTCCGCATCGCGAAGGCGCGGGTGGTGGATGGTTTCGAGCGCGACTACATCCGGCTTGCGCTGTCGCGCCATGGCGGCAATGTGGCGCAGGCGGCGCGGGCCTGCTGCAAGCACCGGCGGGCGTTCTGGGCGCTGATGCGCAAGCACGGCATCGAGGCGGCGCCGTACCGGCAGGCCGCGCAGGAGCAGGGGGCCTGA
- the atpA gene encoding F0F1 ATP synthase subunit alpha gives MQLNPSEISELLKSRIEGLGASADVRTQGTVVSVTDGITRIHGLSDVMQGEMLEFPNNVFGLALNLERDSVGAVILGDYTGISEGDQVKTTGRILEVPVGPELKGRVVNTLGEPIDGKGPVNAKATDIIEKVAPGVIARRSVSQPLQTGVKAIDSMVPIGRGQRELIIGDRQTGKTAVAVDTIISQKGKGVTCVYVAIGQKASTINNVVRKLEEHGAMEYTIVVAASASDSAAMQYLAAYAGCTMGEYFRDRGEDALIVYDDLTKQAWAYRQVSLLLRRPPGREAYPGDVFYLHSRLLERAARVNEEYVEKFTNGAVKGKTGSLTALPIIETQAGDVSAFVPTNVISITDGQIFLETDLFNAGVRPAINAGISVSRVGGAAQTKVVKKLSGGIRTDLAQYRELAAFAQFASDLDDATRRQLERGKRVVELLKQPQYQPLQVWELAVTLYTVNNGYLDEVDVAQVLSFEKSLKDQLKAKHAALIQRIEDTKELSKDDEAELAAAIQEFKKHGAF, from the coding sequence ATGCAACTCAATCCCTCCGAGATCAGCGAACTGCTCAAGAGCCGCATCGAGGGCCTGGGCGCTTCGGCTGATGTCCGTACTCAGGGCACCGTCGTGTCCGTGACCGACGGTATTACCCGCATCCACGGCTTGTCCGACGTGATGCAGGGCGAAATGCTCGAATTCCCCAACAACGTTTTCGGTCTGGCGCTCAACCTCGAGCGCGATTCCGTCGGCGCCGTTATTCTCGGCGACTACACCGGCATCTCCGAAGGCGACCAGGTCAAGACGACCGGCCGCATTCTGGAAGTTCCGGTGGGTCCCGAACTGAAAGGCCGCGTGGTCAACACGCTGGGCGAGCCGATCGACGGCAAGGGCCCGGTCAACGCCAAGGCTACCGACATCATCGAAAAAGTGGCGCCTGGCGTTATCGCCCGCCGTTCAGTGTCGCAGCCGCTGCAAACCGGCGTCAAGGCTATCGACTCGATGGTGCCGATCGGCCGCGGCCAGCGCGAACTGATCATTGGCGACCGCCAGACCGGCAAGACCGCCGTCGCTGTCGACACCATCATCAGCCAGAAGGGCAAGGGCGTTACCTGCGTGTACGTCGCCATCGGCCAGAAGGCTTCCACGATCAACAACGTGGTCCGCAAGCTGGAAGAGCACGGCGCGATGGAATACACCATCGTCGTGGCCGCTTCGGCCTCCGACTCCGCCGCCATGCAGTACCTGGCCGCCTACGCCGGCTGCACCATGGGCGAATACTTCCGCGATCGCGGCGAAGACGCCCTGATCGTCTATGACGACCTGACCAAGCAAGCCTGGGCCTATCGCCAGGTCTCGCTGCTGCTGCGCCGTCCGCCGGGCCGCGAAGCCTACCCGGGCGACGTGTTCTACCTGCACTCGCGCCTGCTGGAACGCGCTGCCCGCGTGAACGAAGAGTACGTCGAGAAGTTCACCAATGGCGCCGTCAAGGGCAAGACCGGCTCGCTGACCGCGCTGCCGATCATCGAAACCCAGGCAGGCGACGTGTCGGCCTTCGTTCCGACCAACGTGATCTCGATCACCGACGGCCAGATCTTCCTGGAAACCGACCTGTTCAACGCCGGTGTCCGTCCCGCAATCAACGCCGGTATCTCGGTGTCGCGTGTGGGTGGCGCTGCTCAGACCAAGGTCGTCAAGAAGCTGTCCGGCGGTATCCGTACCGACTTGGCGCAGTACCGTGAACTGGCCGCCTTCGCGCAGTTCGCTTCCGACCTGGACGACGCGACCCGTCGCCAGCTGGAACGCGGCAAGCGCGTGGTCGAACTGCTCAAGCAGCCGCAATACCAGCCGCTGCAAGTGTGGGAACTGGCCGTCACGCTGTACACGGTCAACAACGGCTACCTGGATGAAGTGGACGTGGCCCAAGTGCTGTCGTTCGAGAAGTCGCTGAAGGATCAACTGAAGGCCAAGCATGCGGCCCTGATCCAGCGCATCGAAGACACCAAGGAACTGTCCAAGGATGACGAAGCCGAATTGGCCGCCGCCATCCAGGAATTCAAGAAGCACGGTGCTTTTTAA
- the atpD gene encoding F0F1 ATP synthase subunit beta produces the protein MSNGTIVQCIGAVVDIQFPRDHMPKIYEALTLADDESSSFAEKGLTLEVQQQLGDGVVRTIALGSSDGLRRGMKVTGTGAPISVPVGTGTLGRIMDVLGRPIDEAGPIQHEEKRGIHQSAPRFDELSPSVELLETGIKVIDLVCPFAKGGKVGLFGGAGVGKTVNMMELINNIAKQHSGLSVFAGVGERTREGNDFYHEMEESNVLDKVAMVFGQMNEPPGNRLRVALTGLTMAEKFRDEGRDILFFVDNIYRYTLAGTEVSALLGRMPSAVGYQPTLAEEMGKLQERITSTKTGSITSIQAVYVPADDLTDPSPATTFQHLDSTVVLSRDIASLGIYPAVDPLDSSSRQLDPQVVGEEHYAVARGVQQTLQRYKELRDIIAILGMDELSPEDKQAVARARKIQRFLSQPFHVAEVFTGSPGKYVPLAETIRGFKMIVEGECDTLPEQAFYMVGSIDEAFEKAKKLQ, from the coding sequence ATGAGCAACGGAACCATCGTTCAGTGCATCGGCGCCGTGGTGGATATTCAGTTCCCCCGCGATCACATGCCCAAGATTTATGAAGCGCTTACCCTGGCCGACGACGAGTCTTCCTCGTTCGCCGAAAAGGGCCTGACGCTGGAAGTGCAGCAACAGCTGGGCGACGGCGTGGTGCGTACCATTGCGCTGGGCTCCAGCGACGGCCTGCGCCGCGGCATGAAGGTCACCGGCACGGGCGCCCCGATCTCGGTGCCCGTCGGCACCGGCACGCTGGGCCGCATCATGGACGTGCTGGGTCGTCCCATCGACGAAGCCGGTCCGATCCAGCACGAAGAAAAGCGTGGCATTCACCAGTCGGCTCCCCGCTTCGACGAACTGTCGCCGTCGGTGGAACTGCTGGAAACCGGCATCAAGGTTATTGACCTGGTTTGCCCGTTCGCCAAGGGCGGCAAGGTCGGCCTGTTCGGCGGCGCCGGCGTGGGCAAGACCGTCAACATGATGGAACTGATCAACAACATCGCCAAGCAGCACAGCGGCTTGTCGGTGTTCGCCGGCGTGGGTGAGCGTACCCGCGAAGGCAACGACTTCTACCACGAAATGGAAGAGTCGAACGTTCTGGACAAGGTTGCGATGGTGTTCGGTCAGATGAACGAACCCCCGGGCAACCGTCTGCGCGTGGCGCTGACCGGCCTGACCATGGCCGAGAAGTTCCGCGACGAAGGCCGCGACATCCTGTTCTTCGTGGACAACATCTACCGCTACACCCTGGCCGGTACGGAAGTGTCCGCACTGCTGGGCCGTATGCCGTCGGCGGTGGGCTATCAGCCCACACTGGCCGAAGAAATGGGCAAGCTGCAAGAGCGCATCACGTCGACCAAGACCGGCTCGATCACCTCGATCCAGGCCGTGTACGTCCCTGCGGACGACTTGACCGACCCGTCGCCCGCCACGACCTTCCAGCATTTGGACTCGACCGTCGTGCTGTCGCGTGACATCGCTTCCCTGGGTATTTACCCGGCCGTGGACCCGCTGGATTCGTCCAGCCGCCAGCTGGACCCGCAAGTCGTGGGCGAAGAGCACTACGCCGTTGCCCGTGGCGTGCAGCAAACGCTGCAGCGCTACAAGGAACTGCGCGACATCATCGCGATTCTGGGCATGGACGAACTGTCGCCGGAAGACAAGCAGGCCGTGGCCCGCGCCCGTAAGATCCAGCGCTTCCTGTCGCAGCCGTTCCACGTTGCTGAAGTGTTTACCGGTTCGCCCGGCAAGTACGTTCCGCTGGCCGAAACCATCCGTGGTTTCAAGATGATCGTGGAAGGCGAGTGCGATACGCTGCCGGAACAGGCCTTCTACATGGTCGGTTCGATCGACGAGGCCTTCGAGAAGGCCAAGAAACTGCAATAA